A genome region from Myxococcota bacterium includes the following:
- the tuf gene encoding elongation factor Tu (EF-Tu; promotes GTP-dependent binding of aminoacyl-tRNA to the A-site of ribosomes during protein biosynthesis; when the tRNA anticodon matches the mRNA codon, GTP hydrolysis results; the inactive EF-Tu-GDP leaves the ribosome and release of GDP is promoted by elongation factor Ts; many prokaryotes have two copies of the gene encoding EF-Tu) → LPEGSEMVMPGDNVTIVVDLITPIAMDKELRFAIREGGHTVGAGVVSEILE, encoded by the coding sequence CTTTGCCAGAAGGCTCAGAAATGGTGATGCCAGGTGATAACGTCACCATCGTTGTGGATTTGATTACCCCGATCGCGATGGACAAAGAACTACGCTTTGCTATCCGTGAAGGTGGTCATACAGTGGGCGCCGGTGTGGTGTCTGAAATCCTAGAATAG